The genomic region CGTGTACTTAAAGCTGTATtccaaaattgtttatttatataaatttaattttatgaaaaatagtttattctatatattataccatatactttaaaattattttagtgaaaCTTCGGAAATGACTAGCATACTTCCAATGCGAGTAACTTTCTTctaaatcattattaaaaaataaatttgcgTTTCACTTTATAACTGGCGAACGGCCAGATCGATTGATTGTTATCATACTTCTTGTGGTGGTGACTATCATTCTACCGATCTGACCTAGAGGGCACTGTCTTCCCCTGAATTGTACAGGTACATCAGTTGGTTTGAAGGCGTCAACAAATAATTAAGACATGTATATAGACAAACTGTAAAATGatctaacaaaaataaatgaaagtaataaacttcaaaaccattgatattttgaaatttgtgctatttttgctttttctatttagttttactAATAGATGTGCGGGTGTGAATAATATttaccatttaaaatatttcttgctcTCTATATTAAATTAAGCTGTGTAGGATCTTAAGCTCTAGACGGTTCTTTCACACGAAAAAAATGACCAAATCATTCTTTAAAATGGCAATTAATTGTAAGTTGATACAAATTAAGTACTCTCATTTTGGAATTCGTATACATTTGTTTTGAAGTATCTTTAAGTTATCCACCCTTATGattttaaacgtgttaataaataTTGGGTGCTCAAATGCTGTGACTTAGAATAACACCAAAACTACTTAGCTTCATAAAATTGCAATGTACGAatgcttgtttttaatttgtctattttttgtttcttaaaactgAAAGCTGTTGCAGGTGCACATAAATTCAGTTAACTGTTTTCTGCTATTAGTGGTCCTTGTAACTGGAGCAACAGGATTTGTCAGTACTCATGTTATCAAGCTACTTCAAGGAGAGGGTTACAAAGTGAGAGGAACTGTCAGAAATTTAAAAGATGAAGATAAAGTAAAATCAATCAGGGAACTTTGTCCTGATGCACAACACCCTATAGAACTTGTAGAAGCAGATTTGATGAAAGATGAAGGCTGGAACGAGTGAGTTTTCAATGCttactttatatttaacatttgttcaaaaacagtaattttttttccaattataaTCTATTTTATAATTCACAAGAATAGATTATATGGCATGAGAGGATAATTGCACATCATTGGAATGATGCATATGTTAGTTAATTCATTAGTGTGTAACAGAAGgtgtaactatagtaatattttacttctatgtaaaacaaaaaaaaaaattaaagattaacTTCTGACCATTTTAGTCTAATGCCACTAAAGATGATTgtatatttgatatataaaaaccTTTTCAGGCAATGTTCATGCAGCAGTACTATAATTGGTGTACACCTAAAGGATGCAGCATTTGAAAGTGCCTCCAGTTTCTGAGTGGAAAAACTAACACAACAGAAAATTTGGGACAGTAATGGCTTAAAGACCAAACTACCATGATCAAATTGAGCAATGTACATAGATGTGAAGTGTAGAGTGTGGTTGCAAAAGAATCTGTTGTCCCACAAAAGCAATTGCATGGTGTTGGGCATACCTCCTGGTACTTTTAATAAGGTGATAGATTTGAAATAGACGAAGGCTCAAAAGCTTACAAACTTTCCAGCTGCaccttaattttctgttttttattaaaagaaatggcCAAAACACTTGGAATTACTATCTCATTTAAGCATAATTATAAACTTCCCTAATACAAATTTAATGgtctttttatatttaaaaaagtgtatATATAGTTTCTCATGTGGTCTGTGATTGCCTAGCCATCCTTTGCAACTCAATCTTTCttctttacaacttgtactgTTGAGCAATAGTACACAACAATTTTCGTCAGTTTGAGCATAAACTTAAATGATGTAGTTCCGTGAAGAtctgtgcttttcttatagcaaagccacattgggctatctgagtccacagaggggaatcaaagCCCCTGATCTTAGTATTGTAAGGCTTGcagctgtaccagtgggagaTGCATGAGGATCTGGAACATTGTTCTTAAGTGCAATTAATTTCAGTGTaaagtttttgaataaaaaaatgtagtaagGGCTAAAAGTAAAATGATTCAAAGCCTAAGAAGGGAAGATTAGAAGTGGGGTATGAAAATGATAATAGTATAAAGAGAATACAGAGGACTGTGATCAAAGTAGTTATCTGTCCATTAGAATGGAGACAAATGAGAATGAAAACGAGGTAGGAAAGGACAAAGAATCATGATATAATCATGAAAACAAGAATTATAGAAAAAAGTGGATACAAGAAATGGAAGAACTTAGAATGATAAAGATAATTTTCAGTTTGAGGGATGGAAGACTGAGGACAAAGTTAATTTCAGAGAAGAAAGAATTAGTACATCTAATAAGAAAtggataatttaaatatataaaataatgaaaggagaaaaaacaaactttggttAAAATAGACAATAAGTTAGTGTCAACAGTAAAAATACATGATTTTTGAAAAAGGGAAAACGTGGGATGAAGAAATAAAGTGAAGAAACTCCAATGTAAGAAGAAAACTATGAAAAAGTACAAATAGACTCCTGAAAGAGAAAATTTGTGATAAATGAAACAAGCAAAAAGTAGAAGATTAGAAACTTGTAAACATACTTCAGAGACTAGGGTATAATATAttaggtttttaaaaatattttaaggttttgtAAATGAAGTTGTGtactttaacaaaaataacttggtttgtttatctttcataaaaatcttcaacaaattatctcaaaatataaacaagttaaatTCATAGACTAGTAGATTGATGAAAGTGTGTATATGTAAGAAAGTAGCaagtaacagacaaaatatatgGATGTGTGGTGTTTGTGATGAATTGAAAATGGTTATAAAATAGTTCTTAATGTTGTgtagaaatacaaaaaattaattctTCTTTCTTAGTGAAGTTAAATAGCAATTAATGGGACTGGGAACCTACATCTGCTGCTCCAGAAAAATGTACTGATAAAGACTTACTGGCATAATAAAAAGCTAAGAATCAACTGAAtttgaataaatacaatataccataaatattttttattgtttacaataaacaaTACAAGCTAAATGCTCATTGTTCCTTCCAATACTCATAACTTGAAGCaactagttttcatttatttataacaacttgGGGTGTACTAAATGAGTTGCTATTAAAATTGGTGATAGTAAGAACTAGAACCCATTATAACACATGTATATTTAGTATTCAAATAttctcttatttttaatatagaactataaaacctTTTACTTTATtgctaaaattattaaatgttggaCATTTTATGTAGGTCTCTTTTTCTAATTCTTTCAACAGAGCAGTGAAAGACTGTAGTTATGTCATTCATATAGCATCACCAGTTCCAAGTTCACCACCTATTAATGACAATGACATCTTGCAACCCATTGTTGAAGGGACCAAGAGAGTCCTTCAGGCTTGTACTGATGCTGGTACAATTAAACGGGTTGTGCTTACAAGTTCAACATTTGCTGTTCATGGTACGTTAGCTACTTTCGCTGGTATGGGAgttttattgaacatttattaCTCTAATACATTGTGAAAAATGCTAAAAGTATAGAATAAAGTTGctgacaaaataattttgttataaagacAAATTATGTAACATGCACAAATGAGTCTATAGCATCTTAGTAGGAAACTTAAGATTGCCAATACTTTCATAAAATACTttcaagtaagtttttttttttatagtaaattgTATTTGGAACTGATTTGCATGCTTTCATGGCCCAAGATAAATGTCTAAATTCTTATCAGTTTCCTTTCAGAATtcaaaaaataattgatttaaataaacaaggtatttttcaaatattaagtaTATAGCAagggtaaagaaaaaaattaatctttgAAACTTCAAAATGGAAAAATCTGAAATGTAGAAATTTCAATGTTATTGAAGAATACATAAATTAGTATTAATTATCCTTCAAATATATCTAAAAGTAGTCTGCAAGATAGCTTAAACTTTTATCTAAGATCTCATCTCACTAATACACAACCAAAACAAACAGGTAGCAactcttatagaattcactaccaccaaaattaACTACATTCAATGACAAAAACTACCAaaaaataaatggcttaagtatgggAAATCCCATGCCACCAGTTCTAGCCAAATTTTCATGACACAAATTGAAGCTCAAGTGATCAATttagccttacacccaccactctACTGGTACAATTACTGGCTTCACATCTAcacaacacacacttagtttttcaaccacgttaactccataATTCTCAACATTAatttcacctgtgaacaggaaataACTAACCAAATCGtgtttctcaacctcaagattacaagaactgatatacaaaacagaaatccacacgaaactaaacaaaaacaacaagtcaagaaaccaagtaaacacagccacaaaactatgttcacatGATAGCAGTAACgatgaaatcaataaaataaaacaagactttaacaaatttcctcaaaacatggaaaaaaattatatgcacacacttagaccaacaacaaacaataaatctcaagatacaacaaactacaaaaccttatactgcatACCATACgctcctgacatcagcaaaataataaccaacattcagaaaaacttttataataaaacacaacattctagtaaataccaaatttattcaaaaaccaagtacaGAAATAAAGTCcatactacgtaaaaactacactgacaaacacaacaccaacataattgataaaatacaatacaacagcGGCTATGACTTCTATATcggagaaaaatggaaactagattcacataacacaaaaacaccttcacacgttttcaaacactaccAATCAAATAAGctcaacataaccatagaaaactcccagatactaagttgggaatcaaatataaacaaacacaaaatcaaagaaatccTAATTGTATAACAACCAAcatttaaaccaatataaaaattgtataacaaccaacatttaaaccaatataaagggacacctttatacatatattaattaacctaacatccaactgcagtgcccccctacaatcccatacctgtTTACACTCTTGTCTCTAAGACGTGCCTGGCAatggtcaattgcaaactcttaacctgaagatgacctaggaagttcAGAATGTTCTCTGCTTAtgaataagtgttaatacccataccagtcattttgAGATGCacttatttcaagtgggtttcttgttatcaagaaGTAATTTTGAATTGATGCAGGTACAACTCACTTAATTGCAAAATAGCTTACTTCTGTATTTTTCATTGATTACATATGCTCTTCTCACCACTAAAATTGTAAAGtgtcttcaaatatatatatatatatgaagactGATATATATAACTAACACACAATTAGTTACCAACtaattacaatatttcataattaaatggtataatttaaatatatatatatatatttaaaaatccaaTTTGAAAACACTGATGTTAACTGGCTTGAACATCTGAATTTCTCGGTAACTGTCTATCACAATTATCTTCTGAGGTtcatagtataccaactgtagcaaaccaataatatatactgtcttttggcACATCATGTTAGTTATGGGCATGAGGAGAATTTCTAGAGATTTTAGCCTGCAAAACACTACTGATATGTTAGCATTTATCTACACACATGTAGAAGATTCTTAAgtataagaaacaacaatagaaCTTTAATGAATAAGCAGGAATTTCACaataaagattaaatattataagttacgtacatttctaaatataaatttaaacaatggtATTAAAATAGCTATGTAATAGTAATGCTGTCTAAGTGCCTTAACTAGACTGTAGTGAGTtgcacaaatatttataaattaataagtaAACAAAGGAAAATGATCAGGCTTTGAagtacttaatttttaaaattgcaACTTTgggatatattttaaacaaataataagccCTGATATGTAAATCAGGGCTGTATACAGAATGTTTGAAGGATAGGGGGATGTAATTTGTCAGATTAAAAACCAATACATTTTGAAGCACAATCCACACTAAAACACAAATTATGAGAGAGAGTTAAGAGATTAAATCTGAAAACTTTTTGTGAAACATAGCTTAAACAATTGCATGGCTATTCACATAAAATCCAGAAACATCCAATGAAAACTCCATAAATCATTCTTTCTATACTGCATGGGAAGAAGACTTAGCATAAATATGAATGTTATTAAAGTACTGCTCTATCTAAATTTTTGTACACGAAGTTAGTGgcagtaatattttttgtttcaaaacttgGAATTTGGTTGGACTCAAATCAACTGCACATGTGCATGGAAACCTCAAACAATGTTGACCTCCAAAAAGAAAAACTGGTTTTTAAGTCCACAGATGATTGCTAATTAAGGGGGAGAGATAGTTGTCATTATCTCTTAAAAATCCATGTTCATTAACAATAAGTACTTAGTGTACCTTAATCTCAGAGTTGTAACAGTGACATAAAACTAGAAAACCCTAGATAGCTGTTATAATGAACAAAAAACCAGTTATCCGGTCTTTCAAAACAAGAGTGAGTAAATTGCACATCTTTCAAACTTCaaagaaaatttctttaaacAAGTTTTATGATAATCTTTAACTTCATTAGTGAATAATTATACTTATGTATACACCTTCTACctacttttagaatattttaaagttttaataattcaaaatgtGCAGATATCATTATTCCATCCAAAATCTTAAGTCTCTGGGACATATTTTCAATTAAGTAATATTGTTCAACATGTGTAGAAACCTCAgtataaaatagtataattttaGCAATTGCTAAACCTATGTTAATTTTAGGTAAGTATAACTTTAGTGTCATATTCAAAActtttaaagattgtttgttaGCACATGTTTGTTATTCACTTCTAGGTTTGGAAAAATGTTCAAGGTAAATCATTGTTTAGATTTGTCTGTTTAGATTTTAGTTTAAAAGGATAATTATTAAATCCTAAAAACACTTTTGGAAAGGTAAAAGTAAACAAGGCATAGATTTTTTTGTTTGCCTTTAGACATAAActaaatgtctttaaaaaaaacaaaaaactgcatTATTAGTTGTTTTTGAAGAAAACTGTCAATTTCATCTGTGTAGTTAACAAATTTTAACTAAAGCATTGAAGTCTTTTTTTCTGAATGGTCTGCTTATTgaagtgtattatttttatttataattaagtaacGCAGTGTTAATTTCTATTTGATAACATTTATTGAAGATattctgattttaatattttctgcagGTGAAACTACTGTAGAAGAAGAGAAGGTGTACAGTGAATCTGATTGGACTGATACTGATTCAACTTCTCTTGATTGTTAcagtaaaagtaaaacattagGGGAAAAAGGAGCATGGGACTTTATTAAGGAGCTTCCAGGTTGGGTGAACTGAAGacgtttaattaaaaattctatttGAATATTTGTAACATTCTTCCTATCAAGCACCTACTAGTTTAATAGACATCTACCATGCAATTTGTTTTCTAAACAGTATGGACACTTTATTTTAAGGGTAAATTTTAAACTCTTCAATCAACCTGTAAATAAAACTTGCAATGCTTCCTTTGCTGGAACTTAAAGGCAGTTCTTGCTCACTTGCGTTAATCTTCTAATAGTTAGAAACATTGAAATcagattttgtttaataaaatttgaaaatacacaaacgttgttaactttataaaagtaatatacaaaACTAATCTGATATTCAGTTTATAATACCAGttcttaaacaataaaatgaCACTGATacaagattataaaaaaaaaattcaccttTTACTCAAATATTTGCCAATCAttgaatataacttatattaaagCACTTTTGCTTTATTGATTTTACTCCAATATTTGTACTGCTATTTTCATCACCAAGTTAAATTAAATCTGTATTATTCTTCCAGCTTTTTCACATCTACCCTCGTGGGAGAATGCTAAAATTTCAGTTTCAATTCCTTATGCACAGTAGATAACCAAATGTGACTTTAgtctaaaacaaatattcaaacattttgaaagaaattcCTCTTACTtgacactcctacgaaaagtggggcctaataggccccagagcaacttgaaaggttattaatattaggctaataattttgtatttaaataaaattgccatttaaatccattaatgaatggattaacgagattcccactgttcctatctactatctagcgaaaccacagccaggggaatgggcttggagaaatcaggactagaaacgtcttttcgtaggagtgttaaccaaAGTTTACATAGTAATATTCTAAATGGGATTTCTCAGTTTCAGTTGCTTTCTTTTAATGAACAAAAAGTTATCACAGTATGAATAGTTATTTCTGATCGTAGAATGTAAGTATTTGCATggtaaaatgtttgtgtataaaaatatcaGTAATGAAGAACTTATTGAATTAAACAGTGATTTATCACTTTAAAGTACAAATAATAGATAATTTTCCAATTTCtttcaaaatgtcttttttttttttttaacaatttaattttctaaaGCCTGAAGTGTATGCACTTGCATAAGAGTATGTGCatttgtaagttgttttaaaaataaaagtatgatgaacattgaattttgttttactgataaCCTTATTTCACCTTCTAATGTAATTGTTAGGGATTATTTAGCTTTCTGTGATACTGTGGGATTTGAACTCAAAGCAATAGAATCAGAAATTGTTTTTGGAAATATCTGGGTTTAAACCCTAGAACCAtaaatactttcttttatttgaaatgGTGCTGGATTAATTAATTTCAGATATTACATTTAAGACCATATGTCAAGGTAAGTgtggaataataaatattaattgcaCAACTCTTGTATACttgacaaaatttataaaattcaaaatataatccCTGAAAAGGTAGAAATATCTCCTTCACCAACAACATCCCATACTCCCTTTAATACTTTGTATCTAGAAATATGAATAAATgcatacttttatttgttttatcttaggTAAAAATGTTATGACTGTTAAGTTAGCAGCTGATAGTCATATTTGACTTTTTCATGGctatgcaaattaattaaaaacaaaagattcaTTATCACAAATTATATTAAGCCTTTAATTTTTAAGAATCTAGTTCTCCTTTTATAAAACCATCTTTAGCTTATAACTAcccaaaatattttgacatatatacatttttttcacagATGACAAGAAGTTTGACTTGACTGTGATTAACCCAGGTCTAATCTTAGGTCCTGTGTTGTCCTCTACAGTTAATAGCAGTAATgaggtaatattttttttatttggttttgttttatccATTTATCACTAACttctaacaaaaacattttttgtctgaattttttattgtttctatttccACGTAGCACTCTTAGGCTTTTGGATGTACATACAAACGTTTTAACATCATAATTGGAAATATTCAGTAACAtatctattttcttttaaattcattcaaaaataattaaccaaaaatgttattgaatattttatgcttcatttaaaatatttgtcgAATCATTCATGTTAAGTATTTTATCCTGTTAAATGCATAAATGAAGATAGTTATGAAATATCTTTATCGGGAAAAAATTAGAACAGTTTCCAAAGGGTGAGACGAGAATTTGTTTCAtatcttaattttatttattaagaaaacatGCTTTTTATTACTAAATTAGTTATACACTTTACCTATAGACAGGGGTGTAGATCCTGGGGaagatggagggtatacatcccctcttcattttaggtggggggtatggtgcatacaatcattcccccacccctacagtttggtctgttgaagtgttttattgcatcacatttttattgtgtgtttgttcttgtgattcttatGTTCTTACCAATAGAATTACATAACtaagcctaga from Tachypleus tridentatus isolate NWPU-2018 chromosome 1, ASM421037v1, whole genome shotgun sequence harbors:
- the LOC143232289 gene encoding uncharacterized protein LOC143232289; translated protein: MTSILPMRLLQVHINSVNCFLLLVVLVTGATGFVSTHVIKLLQGEGYKVRGTVRNLKDEDKVKSIRELCPDAQHPIELVEADLMKDEGWNEAVKDCSYVIHIASPVPSSPPINDNDILQPIVEGTKRVLQACTDAGTIKRVVLTSSTFAVHGETTVEEEKVYSESDWTDTDSTSLDCYSKSKTLGEKGAWDFIKELPDDKKFDLTVINPGLILGPVLSSTVNSSNEIIKKLLERGIPMVPRINLSICDVRDVAQAHLKAMTTPSAGGQRHIISTQNVWLKDIALILCKEFKPQGYRIPTMNAPYFALWLNSFIDKSIRPVLPRIGKEYKFDNTRMKEVLEINPLDLTQTIVDTAYSLIENGIVRKSKKYKQGKKGRRGSTS